A single window of Salvia splendens isolate huo1 chromosome 6, SspV2, whole genome shotgun sequence DNA harbors:
- the LOC121808747 gene encoding G-type lectin S-receptor-like serine/threonine-protein kinase At1g11303 encodes MAFRDLPYHDIHLLLLMVSCFLGIAAATDIIRANESLTGSKSLISSGKRFKLSFFSPQNHSLWYLGIMFNVPEVTVAWVANRNKPLNDSSGTFQISSDGNLVILDGQKQIVWSTNLSTSVANRCAVLLDTGNLVLQDNSNNDIYVWESFQHASDAWLEKMKIFTDWGTNEKNILTSWTSPDDPTPGSFTMTIEPSNVPQTFVWKDGDPFWRSGPWNGIIFNGIPDMQTGGGYGVKVVSGSLGTAYEIFTYPFPSHLFHFILNSFGSLEQKFWSDEKKGWSTGWSSTRNECDMYGKCGPFGSCNAQDKPICSCFRGFVPISNSEWEAGNWTSGCTRKTHLQCEQDGFVKLEGLKLPDHFQLFSLSEGECRDTCLTNCSCIAYAVSPGIGCLHWTHNLTDTQKFTHGGDGLNIRLARSELDKKKQEHRTFIATTGVLGL; translated from the exons ATGGCTTTCAGAGACTTGCCATATCATGATATTCACCTCCTTTTACTGATGGTGTCTTGTTTCCTTGGCATTGCTGCAGCCACTGACATCATAAGAGCTAATGAATCTCTCACCGGCTCTAAATCTTTGATTTCTAGTGGAAAGAGATTCAAACTGAGTTTTTTCAGCCCACAAAATCACAGCCTCTGGTATCTCGGTATCATGTTCAATGTCCCGGAGGTGACTGTTGCATGGGTAGCTAATAGAAATAAGCCTCTCAATGATTCCTCTGGAACATTTCAGATATCGTCAGATGGCAATCTTGTTATCTTGGATGGTCAAAAGCAAATCGTGTGGTCAACAAATCTTTCGACTTCTGTTGCCAATCGTTGCGCTGTGCTCTTAGATACAGGCAATCTGGTTCTGCAAGATAACTCCAATAATGACATATATGTTTGGGAGAGCTTCCAGCATGCTTCTGATGCTTGGTTAGAGAAGATGAAGATTTTTACGGATTGGGGTACGAACGAGAAGAATATATTGACATCATGGACAAGTCCAGATGATCCCACACCTGGAAGTTTCACCATGACCATTGAGCCTTCAAACGTTCCTCAGACGTTTGTTTGGAAGGACGGTGATCCTTTTTGGCGCAGTGGTCCATGGAACGGTATTATATTCAATGGGATTCCAGACATGCAGACGGGTGGTGGTTATGGAGTTAAGGTTGTCAGTGGCTCTCTAGGAACTGCATATGAAATTTTTACCTATCCGTTTCCATCTCACTTGTTCCACTTTATCTTGAACTCTTTTGGGAGTCTTGAGCAGAAGTTCTGGTCTGATGAGAAGAAAGGGTGGAGCACAGGTTGGTCATCAACAAGAAACGAGTGCGACATGTATGGTAAGTGTGGACCTTTCGGAAGCTGTAATGCTCAAGACAAGCCAATATGTTCCTGTTTTCGGGGCTTCGTCCCAATAAGCAACAGTGAGTGGGAGGCGGGAAACTGGACTAGTGGATGCACTAGGAAAACTCACCTCCAATGTGAACAAGATGGATTTGTGAAGCTTGAGGGATTAAAGCTGCCAGATCATTTTCAACTATTTTCCCTTTCTGAAGGAGAATGCAGGGACACATGCTTGACTAATTGTTCTTGTATAGCTTATGCTGTTTCTCCTGGAATTGGATGTCTGCACTGGACTCATAATTTAACTGATACTCAGAAATTTACTCACGGGGGTGATGGCTTGAACATTCGATTGGCACGTTCAGAACTAG ACAAGAAGAAGCAAGAGCACAGAACATTTATTGCAACAACAGGGGTTTTGGGTTTG
- the LOC121809947 gene encoding G-type lectin S-receptor-like serine/threonine-protein kinase At4g27290, with the protein MVGINAKLISWRNEGDPAIGNYSLEMEPNGGGELYIKQIGGKTLWRSEIWPSFSPVGSLYSFSFVDRAFLTYKVKNESAVVRVVLSYSGVIIHFLWQESSQAWVHLAFQPADSCKVFARCGPNAVCDIRYSPSCKCLDGFVPQVKDDFSRGCTRMKPLQCDEDKTEFMELTNIRFPAYAQTLEIAMKGVCEFVCRGNCSCTAYANSNGGGCLLFTGGT; encoded by the coding sequence ATGGTTGGAATAAACGCAAAACTCATATCGTGGAGAAACGAAGGCGACCCTGCAATCGGCAACTACTCACTAGAAATGGAACCAAACGGAGGCGGTGAACTTTACATTAAGCAAATCGGTGGAAAAACGCTATGGAGGAGTGAAATTTGGCCATCATTCTCGCCTGTTGGCAGCCTTTACAGTTTCTCCTTTGTCGACAGGGCATTTTTGACATACAAAGTTAAGAATGAATCTGCGGTGGTTAGGGTTGTCTTAAGCTATTCTGGTGTGATTATTCATTTCTTGTGGCAGGAGAGCAGTCAGGCATGGGTTCATTTAGCTTTTCAACCTGCTGATTCGTGTAAAGTGTTTGCTAGGTGTGGGCCTAATGCAGTTTGTGATATTAGGTATAGCCCTTCTTGCAAATGTTTGGATGGATTCGTGCCACAAGTTAAGGATGATTTTTCGCGCGGGTGTACAAGAATGAAACCTCTGCAGTGTGATGAGGACAAAACGGAGTTCATGGAGCTGACCAACATTAGGTTTCCTGCATATGCTCAAACTCTGGAAATTGCAATGAAAGGCGTTTGCGAGTTTGTGTGCAGAGGCAATTGCTCGTGCACTGCTTATGCCAACAGTAATGGAGGAGGATGTTTATTGTTTACGGGGGGGACTTGA
- the LOC121809941 gene encoding receptor-like serine/threonine-protein kinase SD1-6: MESNELVIKRNASQTVWKSGFGSNGGFPSFPNSNALYNFSHVSRNGVDFFTYNAYNESVFVRIVLLASGELDHYVWSEAKGDWFTAAEQPFDPDFCEVEAKCGANAVCDVNYVPACRCLEGFAPRVEGDWGLFDFSQGCVRERALQCEKEKTVFSRVISAVWSGGSNVSGGGECEALCLDDCSCSAFANRSGDGCVLFKDDLMDLQRLGNQSSSGGDLFVRMERADRPSRKGKRKVVVAVAVSISAAALVVLSFCLWPILKSKVFRVVHQDLLLLDLNQSSRAVERNREYELPVFSFSSIAAATNNFSDANKLGEGGFGPVYKGELLNGQFVAVKRLSQSSGQGLEEFRNETQLIAKLQHKNLVGILGCCTEKDENILVYEYMPNKSLDVFIFEPEKKGLLDWKKRVEIIEGIAQGLLYLHHYSRLRMIHRDLKASNVLLDAEMNPKISDFGMARIFGGNESRSNTKRIVGTYGYMSPEYAMKGVFSLKSDVYSFGVVMLEIITGKTISELYDSNRLTLLEYGWNMWKQERGLELVDPILEVPRSSYSVALRCINIALLCVQGNPDDRPLMSDVVSMLNNDKAAIASPDHPAFTVGTTSAALEIASVNRLTVSQIDPR; the protein is encoded by the exons ATGGAAAGTAACGAGCTTGTGATAAAGAGAAACGCCTCACAAACGGTTTGGAAAAGCGGGTTTGGGAGCAACGGCGGTTTCCCTTCGTTTCCCAATAGCAACGCTTTGTACAATTTCAGCCACGTCTCGAGAAACGGAGTTGATTTCTTCACCTATAATGCTTACAACGAATCGGTTTTTGTTAGAATTGTTCTGCTTGCGAGCGGCGAATTGGATCACTACGTGTGGTCGGAGGCGAAGGGGGATTGGTTCACGGCGGCGGAGCAGCCGTTTGATCCCGATTTCTGTGAAGTCGAAGCGAAATGTGGGGCGAATGCGGTTTGTGATGTGAATTACGTGCCTGCGTGTAGGTGTTTGGAGGGGTTCGCGCCGAGGGTTGAAGGGGATTGgggtttgtttgatttttcacaagggtgtgtgagagagagagcgcTGCAGTGTGAGAAGGAGAAGACGGTGTTTTCGAGGGTGATCTCTGCGGTGTGGAGTGGGGGATCGAATGTGAGTGGCGGTGGTGAGTGTGAAGCTTTGTGCTTGGATGATTGCTCTTGCTCTGCTTTTGCTAATAGGAGTGGAGATGGATGTGTGTTGTTCAAGGATGACTTGATGGATCTTCAGAGGCTCGGGAACCAGTCGTCGTCGGGAGGCGATCTGTTTGTCCGGATGGAACGGGCCGATCGGCCGTCGAGGAAAG GAAAGAGGAAGGTTGTTGTGGCTGTAGCTGTCTCCATATCTGCTGCTGCACTGGTTGTTCTCTCTTTCTGTCTGTGGCCAATCCTCAAAAGCAAAG TGTTCAGGGTGGTGCATCAAGATCTGCTGCTACTCGATTTAAATCAAAGTAGTCGTGCAGTAGAGAGAAACAGAGAGTATGAGCTGCCGGTCTTCAGTTTCTCTAGCATTGCCGCGGCAACTAACAACTTTTCTGATGCAAACAAGCTAGGAGAGGGTGGCTTTGGGCCTGTTTACAAG ggAGAGCTCCTCAATGGGCAGTTTGTAGCAGTTAAACGGCTCTCGCAAAGTTCTGGACAAGGACTAGAGGAATTCAGAAATGAGACACAACTGATTGCAAAACTGCAGCACAAAAATCTTGTTGGCATCTTAGGATGTTGTACAGAAAAGGATGAGAATATATTAGTCTATGAATATATGCCCAACAAGAGCTTGGATGTCTTCATTTTTG AGCCGGAGAAGAAAGGGCTACTGGACTGGAAGAAGCGAGTGGAGATCATCGAAGGCATTGCTCAAGGGCTTCTGTATCTCCACCATTATTCGCGGCTGAGAATGATCCATAGAGATTTAAAAGCTAGTAATGTTCTGCTAGATGCGGAGATGAACCCTAAAATCTCAGATTTCGGGATGGCTAGGATATTCGGAGGCAACGAGTCACGATCAAATACTAAGAGGATTGTTGGGACTTA TGGCTATATGTCGCCGGAATATGCAATGAAAGGAGTTTTCTCTTTAAAGTCTGATGTATACTCTTTTGGAGTGGTGATGCTTGAGATCATAACTGGAAAAACCATCTCTGAGTTATATGATTCTAACCGTCTTACCCTGCTTGAATAT GGTTGGAACATGTGGAAACAAGAAAGAGGGCTTGAGCTGGTTGATCCGATTTTGGAAGTGCCTAGATCTTCATACTCTGTTGCATTGAGATGCATCAACATCGCTCTATTGTGCGTCCAAGGAAATCCAGATGATCGGCCTCTGATGTCGGATGTGGTGTCTATGTTGAATAACGACAAGGCAGCGATTGCATCACCGGACCATCCTGCTTTCACGGTCGGGACAACAAGTGCAGCATTAGAAATCGCCTCTGTCAATCGCTTAACAGTGTCTCAAATCGATCCTCGTTAA